From Haloglomus litoreum, the proteins below share one genomic window:
- a CDS encoding carboxymuconolactone decarboxylase family protein → MARVPYLDGDDIPDEYGAVFERSRSGATHLFGALANNPPVLDGFVTFAHTLWDECGLDEAERELVVLTVARQTHADYEWHQHVPLALDAGLSEAEVRAVRRGQYAELSDRREALASYAAAVATASVDDALHRALAERVDDRTLVGATMLAGVYTGLARFLDALAVGPEGSFVGWGLDRLEK, encoded by the coding sequence ATGGCGCGCGTCCCCTACCTCGACGGTGACGATATCCCCGACGAGTACGGCGCGGTGTTCGAGCGGAGTCGCAGTGGCGCCACCCACCTGTTCGGCGCGCTGGCGAACAACCCGCCGGTGCTGGACGGGTTCGTGACGTTCGCGCACACGCTCTGGGACGAGTGCGGCCTCGACGAGGCCGAGCGCGAACTCGTGGTGCTGACCGTGGCCCGGCAGACCCACGCCGACTACGAGTGGCACCAGCACGTCCCCCTCGCGCTGGATGCGGGCCTCTCTGAGGCCGAGGTGCGCGCGGTCCGCCGGGGACAGTACGCCGAACTGAGCGACCGGCGGGAGGCGCTGGCGAGCTACGCCGCCGCCGTCGCCACCGCCAGCGTCGACGACGCCCTCCACCGGGCGCTGGCCGAGCGCGTGGACGACCGCACGCTCGTCGGCGCGACGATGCTCGCCGGCGTCTACACGGGCCTCGCGCGGTTCCTCGATGCGCTCGCGGTCGGGCCCGAGGGGTCGTTCGTCGGGTGGGGACTGGACCGGCTGGAGAAGTGA
- a CDS encoding SDR family NAD(P)-dependent oxidoreductase codes for MFHLARIEDRTLADTRREFEVNYFGYLRLIQAVLPHMREQGQGIIHNVSSGAGITGTPALSGYASTKGAIEALVRSLRFELHDEGVHVTLMHPPLTNTRAGAALGYPGSVMQDPADVGRKLARRIDSTDAVIYADLGTRIGLFLAHRLPSLVRRGSKRFADAPTTREQSPGAAAGADPEARAR; via the coding sequence GTGTTCCACCTCGCGCGTATCGAGGACCGGACCCTCGCCGACACCCGCCGGGAGTTCGAGGTCAACTACTTCGGCTACCTCCGGCTCATCCAGGCCGTCCTGCCGCACATGCGCGAGCAGGGCCAGGGCATCATCCACAACGTGAGTTCCGGGGCCGGTATCACCGGGACGCCGGCACTGTCGGGGTACGCCTCGACGAAGGGCGCCATCGAGGCGCTGGTTCGCTCGCTCCGCTTCGAGTTGCACGACGAGGGGGTCCACGTCACGCTGATGCACCCGCCGCTGACGAACACGCGGGCGGGCGCCGCACTCGGGTATCCCGGGTCGGTGATGCAGGACCCGGCGGACGTGGGGCGCAAGCTCGCGCGGCGTATCGACTCGACGGACGCCGTCATCTACGCGGACCTGGGGACCCGCATCGGGCTGTTCCTCGCCCACCGGCTCCCCTCGCTCGTCCGTCGGGGCTCGAAGCGGTTCGCCGACGCGCCCACGACCAGAGAGCAGTCGCCGGGAGCGGCCGCCGGCGCGGACCCGGAGGCCCGTGCCCGCTAG